GTAACAGCCCACGGGACATCTGTTGGCTTTCCATAACAGCATCCTGCCATAAAACAGCCGATTCTTCCAAATGAATGTCCAAGAGGGAGCGCTGTTGCAAAGATATCGAGGAATTTTCCGGGAGGCATCTTCTTCTTTTTGAGAAAAAAGTATCCTACCGGAAGGGCGGCAAGAAAACCGCCATAAAAAACGAGCCCTCCTTCCCAAACTTTAAAGATTGAAAGAAGGTCGTTGCGGTAATATTTGAAATCGACAATGACATACATAATACGCGCACCAATGATTCCCGAGATTACGATGTATATGCTAATATCAAGGGCGTTCTGTACATCGAGATTTTCCCTTTGTGCCTGCTTTGTAATATAAAAGAGCGCAAATAAAATTCCAATGGCAATCAAAGTGCCATAAGTTTTTATTTCAAGCCCCCAAAGGTTTATCAATATAGGATGCATTTATTAAAAATCCTTCCTCTAAAAGCAGTTGTGGTATTATAGTTTTTAAAAAGGTTAAGCGTCAAGGAATTATGTAGATTATCAAGCAGTTTTCTGTTAAAATA
The nucleotide sequence above comes from Candidatus Schekmanbacteria bacterium. Encoded proteins:
- the lgt gene encoding prolipoprotein diacylglyceryl transferase, which gives rise to MHPILINLWGLEIKTYGTLIAIGILFALFYITKQAQRENLDVQNALDISIYIVISGIIGARIMYVIVDFKYYRNDLLSIFKVWEGGLVFYGGFLAALPVGYFFLKKKKMPPGKFLDIFATALPLGHSFGRIGCFMAGCCYGKPTDVPWAVTFTNPKSLAYPVLGIPIHPTQLYESLSNLLIFLVLHLSLKRKKFDGQNAILYVILYGTARFIIEFFRGDERGFIIENAISTSQGVALILVPAAVILLVYKIRQQHFASAKINSRKSKK